In Streptomyces sclerotialus, one genomic interval encodes:
- a CDS encoding dynamin family protein, giving the protein MDVGPRIIDALSVLRDRVAAARFPLPLPGAARARRDRAELLAHLDDYVMPRLRAPQAPLLAVVGGSTGAGKSTLVNSLVGRHVTEAGVLRPTTRTPVLVCHPDDRQWFTGPRVLPDLARVWMPEQGIGGNHSYGEGSYGSDFYRGEGGGGAGAYEDDEEDGDAASEGDGPAPLRIEADRGVPRGLALLDAPDIDSLVARNRELAAELICAADVWVLVTTAARYADAVPWHLLRTAKEYDVTLVTVLDRVPHQIAPDIADRYAALLNRAGLGDVPRFTIPELPESAGGGSGLLPATAVAALRAWLERHAEEPAAREAAATRSVAGAIASLRSRLPALAGASAAQHAAAVRLADRVDEAYEDAAARVRSAVAGGDVLSGDARAHWRDHALGGRPDELLDSLTRGLTSLLCCAVEEADERTAEVWHRDPAAAGLGVPGHGDTAAGAVPRDAGTAGRLGILARRWRRCLEELAEEEARETRAAREAAADAWGLLGGVGVRGRAREARGVSGEPRGPERTGAAVPEEAAALLATMLLGGRRARTAGENLAELLGAHGALRLRDRGGELLDTCLERALAGERERRLAPLEELTVPPEQQVGLIAALSVLRTAMSGERGGPVPEGAMAG; this is encoded by the coding sequence TTGGACGTAGGACCCCGGATCATCGACGCGCTCTCCGTGCTGCGTGACCGCGTCGCCGCCGCGCGCTTCCCGCTGCCCCTTCCAGGGGCGGCGCGGGCCCGCCGCGACCGTGCCGAACTCCTCGCTCACCTCGACGACTATGTGATGCCCCGTTTGCGCGCCCCTCAGGCACCGCTGCTGGCGGTCGTCGGGGGCTCTACCGGAGCCGGCAAGTCCACACTGGTCAATTCCCTCGTCGGGCGGCACGTCACCGAAGCGGGCGTGCTGCGGCCCACGACCCGCACGCCCGTCCTGGTGTGCCACCCCGACGACCGGCAGTGGTTCACCGGGCCCCGCGTCCTGCCCGACCTCGCCCGCGTCTGGATGCCGGAACAGGGCATCGGTGGGAACCACTCGTATGGGGAAGGTTCGTACGGAAGCGATTTCTACCGGGGTGAAGGGGGCGGGGGAGCCGGCGCGTACGAGGACGACGAGGAGGACGGCGACGCCGCGTCAGAAGGCGACGGTCCCGCACCGCTGCGTATCGAGGCGGACCGGGGCGTCCCCCGGGGGCTGGCCCTCCTGGACGCGCCGGACATCGACTCCCTCGTGGCGCGCAACCGGGAGCTCGCCGCGGAGCTGATCTGCGCGGCGGACGTGTGGGTGCTGGTCACCACGGCCGCGCGGTACGCCGACGCCGTCCCGTGGCATCTGCTGCGCACCGCCAAGGAGTACGACGTCACGCTCGTCACCGTGCTCGACCGGGTGCCGCACCAGATCGCGCCGGACATCGCGGACCGGTACGCGGCCCTGCTGAACCGCGCGGGCCTCGGTGACGTGCCGCGTTTCACCATCCCCGAACTGCCCGAGTCGGCGGGCGGCGGCAGCGGCCTGCTGCCGGCCACCGCGGTCGCCGCGCTCCGCGCCTGGCTGGAGCGGCACGCCGAGGAACCGGCGGCGCGGGAGGCGGCCGCCACCCGCTCCGTGGCCGGGGCCATCGCCTCCCTGCGCAGCCGGCTGCCCGCCCTCGCCGGTGCGTCCGCCGCCCAGCACGCCGCGGCGGTCCGGCTCGCCGACCGGGTCGACGAGGCGTACGAGGACGCGGCCGCACGGGTACGGAGCGCGGTGGCCGGCGGCGACGTCCTCTCGGGCGACGCGCGCGCCCACTGGCGCGACCACGCCCTCGGCGGCCGCCCCGACGAACTGCTGGACTCCCTCACCCGCGGCCTCACCTCCCTCCTGTGCTGCGCGGTGGAGGAGGCGGACGAGCGGACGGCGGAGGTATGGCACCGCGACCCGGCAGCGGCCGGGCTGGGAGTACCGGGACACGGGGACACGGCGGCGGGCGCCGTCCCGAGGGACGCGGGCACAGCCGGGCGGCTCGGCATCCTTGCGCGGCGCTGGCGGCGCTGTCTGGAGGAGCTCGCGGAGGAAGAGGCGCGTGAGACACGGGCGGCGAGAGAGGCGGCCGCGGACGCATGGGGGCTGCTCGGCGGCGTAGGCGTACGAGGGCGGGCGCGCGAGGCGCGCGGCGTCTCCGGAGAGCCGCGCGGCCCGGAGCGGACGGGCGCCGCGGTACCCGAGGAGGCCGCGGCGCTGCTGGCCACGATGCTGCTGGGCGGCCGCCGGGCCCGTACGGCGGGCGAGAACCTCGCCGAGCTGCTCGGCGCCCATGGGGCGCTGCGGCTGCGCGACCGGGGTGGAGAGCTCCTGGACACCTGTCTGGAGCGGGCACTGGCGGGGGAGCGGGAGCGCAGGCTGGCCCCCTTGGAGGAGCTGACCGTGCCGCCGGAACAGCAGGTCGGACTGATCGCCGCGCTGTCGGTCCTGCGCACGGCGATGTCCGGCGAACGAGGGGGGCCGGTGCCGGAGGGCGCGATGGCGGGGTGA
- a CDS encoding SAM-dependent methyltransferase: MDNNLVIEDAATAGFDEAQVPLYYSRKTADILHKYGPGPRIHFHMGMFEAGATPNTTVSQRVIRRRLLESQEAVLHHAAASWGVPAAPPRDLLDIGCGVGGGAIYWAQEYGTLVKGLTVTGEHVPIMRDLVRRAGMQNRVTAALGDIHDLREQHAYDAAVAIESSGYMDRERLFSVVAKALRPGGWFGIQEHFLCRPEWTDFIDGYYKTRLGTLTEYINAAHAAGFELEQDEDITDRVAEFWVQSMAWTTAELENADRTGVPSPIRRERLMESERTHGKLFRIWRDHAVETRLLLFRLGDR; the protein is encoded by the coding sequence ATGGACAACAACCTCGTCATCGAAGACGCCGCGACCGCCGGCTTCGACGAGGCACAAGTTCCCCTGTATTACTCACGGAAGACCGCGGACATCCTGCATAAGTACGGCCCCGGTCCACGCATCCACTTCCACATGGGCATGTTCGAGGCGGGTGCCACGCCGAACACCACCGTCTCCCAACGCGTCATACGCCGCCGCCTCCTGGAGTCCCAGGAGGCCGTGCTGCACCACGCCGCCGCGTCCTGGGGTGTCCCTGCCGCGCCGCCCCGCGACCTCCTCGACATCGGCTGCGGCGTCGGCGGCGGAGCGATCTACTGGGCCCAGGAGTACGGCACCCTGGTCAAAGGGCTGACGGTCACCGGCGAACACGTCCCGATCATGCGGGACCTCGTCCGCCGGGCCGGCATGCAGAACCGCGTCACCGCCGCGCTCGGCGACATCCACGATTTGCGCGAACAGCACGCGTACGACGCGGCCGTCGCCATCGAGTCCTCCGGCTACATGGACCGCGAGCGGCTGTTCTCCGTCGTCGCCAAGGCGCTGCGACCCGGCGGCTGGTTCGGCATCCAGGAGCACTTCCTCTGCCGGCCGGAGTGGACCGACTTCATCGACGGCTACTACAAGACCCGGCTGGGCACCCTCACCGAGTACATCAACGCGGCGCACGCCGCCGGCTTCGAGCTGGAGCAGGACGAGGACATCACCGACCGGGTCGCGGAGTTCTGGGTGCAGTCCATGGCCTGGACCACCGCCGAACTGGAGAACGCCGACCGCACCGGGGTCCCCTCTCCCATCCGCCGTGAGCGCCTGATGGAGTCCGAGCGCACCCACGGCAAGCTCTTCCGCATATGGCGGGATCACGCTGTCGAGACCCGCCTGCTGCTCTTCCGTCTCGGGGACCGCTGA
- a CDS encoding glucose 1-dehydrogenase, with protein MRALTIRPLQPGSLEVREVPDPVAGAGELLVDGLDVGVCGTDKEIASGEYGAAPPGQDRLVLGHESLGRVREAPSGSGFARGDLVVGVVRRPDPEPCGACARGEFDMCRNGRYTERGIKERDGYASQAWTVESEYAVRLDPGLRRVGVLMEPTTVVAKAWEQVERVGGRAWFEPRRVLVTGAGPIGLLAALLGVQRGLDVHVLDRVTAGPKPGLVRDLGATYHSEDMEQATEALRPDIVIEATGVGRLVFDAMAGTAAYGIVCLTGVSPTGRQLTVDAGTVNRDLVLANDAVVGSVNANLRHYRQAADALAAADRDWLERMITRRVPLARAEEAFTARDDDIKVVVSLEE; from the coding sequence ATGCGTGCGCTGACCATCCGGCCGTTGCAGCCAGGTTCGCTGGAGGTGCGGGAGGTGCCCGACCCGGTGGCCGGAGCGGGCGAGCTGCTGGTGGACGGGCTGGACGTCGGGGTGTGCGGTACGGACAAGGAGATCGCGTCCGGGGAGTACGGGGCGGCGCCGCCGGGGCAGGACCGGCTCGTCCTCGGGCACGAGTCCCTGGGGCGCGTGCGCGAGGCACCGTCCGGGAGCGGCTTCGCGCGCGGTGACCTGGTGGTGGGCGTGGTCCGCCGGCCCGATCCCGAGCCGTGCGGGGCGTGTGCGCGGGGCGAGTTCGACATGTGCCGGAACGGGCGGTACACCGAGCGGGGCATCAAGGAGCGGGACGGCTACGCGAGCCAGGCGTGGACGGTGGAGTCCGAGTACGCCGTGCGGCTCGATCCCGGGCTGCGCCGGGTCGGGGTGCTCATGGAGCCCACCACCGTGGTGGCCAAGGCGTGGGAGCAGGTGGAGCGGGTCGGGGGCCGGGCGTGGTTCGAGCCGCGGCGGGTCCTGGTGACCGGCGCGGGCCCGATCGGGCTGCTGGCCGCGCTCCTCGGGGTGCAGCGGGGACTCGACGTGCACGTACTGGACCGGGTGACCGCGGGGCCGAAGCCCGGACTGGTCCGTGACCTGGGGGCGACGTACCACAGCGAGGACATGGAGCAGGCCACCGAGGCGCTTCGCCCGGACATCGTCATCGAGGCCACCGGGGTGGGCCGGCTGGTCTTCGACGCGATGGCCGGCACCGCCGCGTACGGGATCGTGTGCCTGACGGGCGTCTCCCCGACCGGGCGGCAGCTCACCGTCGACGCGGGCACCGTCAACCGCGACCTCGTACTGGCGAACGACGCGGTGGTGGGCTCGGTCAACGCCAACCTGCGGCACTACCGGCAGGCGGCCGACGCGCTGGCCGCCGCCGACCGCGACTGGCTGGAGCGCATGATCACCCGACGGGTGCCGCTGGCCCGCGCGGAGGAGGCGTTCACGGCGCGGGACGACGACATCAAGGTCGTCGTCTCGTTGGAGGAGTGA
- a CDS encoding acyl-CoA thioesterase, with the protein MRHVYSCPLRWADMDAFGHVNNVVFLRYLEEARIDFMFRLAPGDGSPSFSGGSVVARHEIDYVRPLVHRHEPVTIESWVTRITAASLTIAYEIKDADTLYVRASTVVVPYDLEAGRPRRITAEEKAFLQEYLDDADAGEGGNERSEAVAA; encoded by the coding sequence GTGCGACACGTCTACTCCTGCCCGCTGCGCTGGGCGGACATGGATGCGTTCGGCCACGTCAACAACGTGGTCTTCCTGCGCTACCTCGAAGAGGCGCGGATCGACTTCATGTTCCGGCTGGCGCCGGGGGACGGCAGTCCGTCGTTCTCCGGCGGGTCCGTCGTGGCCCGGCACGAGATCGACTACGTACGCCCGCTGGTCCACCGGCACGAGCCGGTGACCATCGAGTCCTGGGTGACCCGGATCACCGCGGCGTCCCTGACGATCGCGTACGAGATCAAGGACGCGGACACCCTGTACGTGCGGGCCTCGACCGTCGTGGTGCCGTACGACCTCGAAGCGGGCCGCCCGCGCCGCATCACCGCCGAGGAGAAGGCGTTCCTGCAGGAGTACCTGGACGACGCCGACGCCGGCGAAGGCGGTAACGAGCGCTCGGAGGCCGTCGCCGCATGA
- a CDS encoding single-stranded DNA-binding protein, protein MTMTDTMVTLTGNAATAVEHRYTKDGAAAARFRMACTPRRFDREQGRWADGPTSFYTVRAWRALADNLAASVAVGEPLVVRGRLTVREGEHPPERGGGKWFAAEIDAVAIGHDLTRGTAAFRRAARMTTLPGTSALPGTGALPDQGAMPGTCADANANANTDANVNANVNAATDADAATSLGGAPLAVDASPAAESGTAAAGVRCATTGGERGRTDGFTSGTARSEAGDGVPGPGMGASEAESDSPEKVSVS, encoded by the coding sequence ATGACGATGACCGACACGATGGTGACGCTGACGGGGAACGCGGCGACGGCGGTGGAGCACCGTTATACAAAGGACGGCGCGGCTGCGGCGAGGTTCCGCATGGCCTGCACCCCGCGCCGCTTCGACCGGGAGCAGGGCCGCTGGGCGGACGGCCCCACGAGCTTCTACACCGTGCGGGCGTGGCGCGCGCTCGCCGACAACCTCGCCGCCTCGGTGGCGGTCGGCGAACCACTCGTCGTACGAGGCAGGTTGACGGTGCGCGAGGGGGAGCACCCGCCGGAGCGCGGCGGCGGCAAGTGGTTCGCGGCGGAGATCGATGCCGTGGCGATCGGGCACGACCTCACCCGGGGCACCGCCGCTTTCCGGCGCGCGGCGCGGATGACGACCCTGCCCGGCACGAGTGCCCTGCCCGGTACAGGCGCCCTGCCCGACCAGGGTGCCATGCCCGGTACGTGTGCTGACGCCAACGCCAACGCCAATACTGACGCCAACGTCAACGCCAACGTCAACGCCGCTACCGACGCCGACGCCGCCACGAGCCTGGGCGGTGCCCCTCTGGCGGTAGACGCAAGCCCCGCCGCCGAGTCCGGAACCGCAGCAGCCGGTGTCCGATGCGCCACAACTGGCGGAGAGCGCGGGCGGACTGACGGCTTCACAAGCGGAACTGCGCGGTCCGAGGCGGGAGATGGCGTTCCGGGGCCCGGAATGGGTGCTTCCGAGGCAGAAAGCGATTCGCCGGAGAAGGTGTCAGTGTCCTGA
- the ettA gene encoding energy-dependent translational throttle protein EttA, whose product MAEFIYTMRKARKAHGDKVILDDVTLSMYPGAKIGVVGPNGAGKSTVLKIMAGLEQPSNGDAFLSPGYTVGMLQQEPPLDESKTVLENVQDGAREIMDKLKRFNEVAELMATDYSDALMEEMGKLQEDLDHANAWDLDTQLEQAMDALGCPPGDWPVTNLSGGERRRVALCKLLLEAPDLLLLDEPTNHLDAESVQWLEQHLAQYAGTVVAVTHDRYFLDNVAEWILELDRGRAHPYEGNYSTYLDKKAARLKVEGQKDAKRAKRLKEELDWVRSNAKGRQAKSKARLTRYEEMAAEAEKTRKLDFEEIQIPPGPRLGNVVVEVENLSKAFGDKVLIDDLSFSLPRNGIVGVIGPNGAGKTTLFKMIQGLETADSGSIKVGDTVKISYVDQGRANIDPKKTLWAVVSDELDYINVGQVEMPSRAYVSAFGFKGPDQQKPAGVLSGGERNRLNLALTLKQGGNLLLLDEPTNDLDVETLSSLENALLEFPGCAVVVSHDRWFLDRVATHILAYEGESKWFWFEGNFESYEKNKVERLGPDAARPHRATYKKLTRG is encoded by the coding sequence TTGGCTGAGTTCATTTACACCATGCGCAAGGCGCGCAAGGCGCACGGCGACAAGGTGATCCTCGACGACGTCACCCTGAGCATGTACCCCGGTGCGAAGATCGGTGTCGTGGGCCCGAACGGTGCCGGTAAGTCCACGGTTCTGAAGATCATGGCGGGGCTGGAGCAGCCGTCCAACGGTGACGCGTTCCTGTCGCCCGGTTACACCGTCGGGATGCTCCAGCAGGAGCCGCCGCTGGACGAGTCCAAGACGGTCCTGGAGAACGTCCAGGACGGCGCCCGCGAGATCATGGACAAGCTCAAGCGCTTCAACGAGGTCGCCGAGCTCATGGCGACCGACTACAGCGACGCGCTGATGGAGGAGATGGGCAAGCTCCAGGAGGACCTGGACCACGCCAACGCGTGGGACCTGGACACGCAGCTGGAGCAGGCCATGGACGCGCTGGGCTGCCCGCCCGGTGACTGGCCGGTCACCAACCTCTCCGGTGGTGAGCGCCGCCGCGTCGCGCTCTGCAAGCTCCTCCTTGAGGCCCCTGACCTGCTGCTCCTCGACGAGCCCACCAACCACCTGGACGCCGAGTCCGTGCAGTGGCTGGAGCAGCACCTCGCGCAGTACGCCGGCACCGTCGTCGCCGTCACCCACGACCGGTACTTCCTCGACAACGTGGCCGAGTGGATCCTGGAGCTGGACCGCGGCCGTGCCCACCCGTACGAGGGCAACTACTCCACGTACCTGGACAAGAAGGCCGCGCGCCTGAAGGTCGAGGGCCAGAAGGACGCCAAGCGTGCGAAGCGTCTGAAGGAGGAGCTGGACTGGGTGCGCTCCAACGCCAAGGGGCGGCAGGCCAAGTCCAAGGCGCGTCTGACCCGGTACGAGGAGATGGCGGCCGAGGCCGAGAAGACCCGGAAGCTGGACTTCGAGGAGATCCAGATCCCGCCGGGCCCGCGTCTGGGCAATGTCGTCGTCGAGGTCGAGAACCTCTCGAAGGCGTTCGGGGACAAGGTCCTCATCGACGACCTGTCGTTCAGCCTGCCCCGTAACGGCATCGTGGGCGTCATCGGGCCGAACGGTGCCGGTAAGACGACGCTGTTCAAGATGATCCAGGGCCTGGAGACCGCCGACTCCGGGTCGATCAAGGTCGGCGACACGGTCAAGATCTCGTACGTCGACCAGGGCCGCGCCAACATCGACCCCAAGAAGACCCTGTGGGCCGTCGTCTCGGACGAGCTGGACTACATCAACGTGGGCCAGGTCGAGATGCCGTCCCGCGCGTACGTCTCCGCGTTCGGCTTCAAGGGCCCGGACCAGCAGAAGCCGGCCGGCGTGCTGTCGGGTGGTGAGCGCAACCGCCTCAACCTGGCGCTCACGCTCAAGCAGGGCGGCAACCTGCTCCTCCTCGACGAGCCGACCAACGACCTCGACGTCGAGACCCTGTCCTCGCTGGAGAACGCGCTGCTGGAGTTCCCCGGCTGCGCCGTGGTCGTCTCCCACGACCGCTGGTTCCTCGACCGCGTCGCCACGCACATCCTGGCGTACGAGGGCGAGTCCAAGTGGTTCTGGTTCGAGGGCAACTTCGAGTCCTACGAGAAGAACAAGGTCGAGCGGCTCGGCCCGGACGCCGCGCGTCCGCACCGCGCCACCTACAAGAAGCTGACCCGAGGCTGA
- a CDS encoding LAETG motif-containing sortase-dependent surface protein — translation MISVKRRGAARLAAAVLASGLAAAGAIVTAGPAAADDAPPAHSGVTATLGGLKVYDQAVIHDNGRDQKIGAGLFEMAVDKGGALQTYCIDIHNPTQNQAKYQEVPWSQSSLHNNNDAGKIRWILQNSYPQVNDLAALAQKAGAGTLTEKTAAAGTQVAIWRFSDHADVDAVDPAAEKLADYLEKSAQNLQEPTASLTLDPPAVSGKSGSRIGPVTVHTNAQSATVTPAADAPSGVKVVDKAGKPVTSAPNGSQLFFDVPAGAEDGSTSLTVQAATKVPVGRAFTGVGEHAKSQTQILAGSSESTVSAVATASWAKQGAVPAVTAEKNCAKGGVDVTVGNKGDEAFQFELAGKEHEIAPGKSETVTVPVAEDESYEITVKGDNGFSKTFTGVLDCKTAGSGGSTPAPSAHPSPASAGGTGGDSAGDTGGDLAETGSSSATPMIAGVAVVLVVVGGAAVFFLRKKKTGAAQ, via the coding sequence ATGATTTCTGTGAAGAGGCGCGGTGCGGCCCGCCTTGCCGCCGCGGTCCTGGCCTCGGGCCTGGCCGCGGCGGGTGCGATAGTCACCGCCGGGCCTGCTGCCGCGGATGACGCGCCCCCGGCGCACAGTGGCGTCACCGCCACGCTCGGCGGCCTGAAGGTGTACGACCAGGCCGTCATCCACGACAACGGCCGGGATCAGAAGATCGGTGCCGGGCTCTTCGAGATGGCCGTCGACAAGGGCGGTGCCCTCCAGACGTACTGCATCGACATCCACAACCCGACGCAGAACCAGGCCAAGTACCAGGAAGTGCCCTGGAGCCAGTCGTCGCTGCACAACAACAACGACGCCGGCAAGATCCGCTGGATCCTGCAGAACTCCTACCCGCAGGTGAACGACCTGGCCGCGCTCGCGCAGAAGGCCGGTGCCGGGACGCTCACCGAGAAGACCGCGGCGGCCGGTACGCAGGTCGCGATCTGGCGCTTCTCCGACCACGCCGACGTCGACGCGGTCGACCCCGCGGCGGAGAAGCTGGCGGACTACCTCGAGAAGAGCGCGCAGAACCTCCAGGAGCCGACGGCGTCCCTGACGCTCGACCCACCCGCCGTCTCCGGCAAGTCCGGCAGCCGGATCGGTCCGGTCACGGTCCACACCAACGCGCAGAGCGCGACGGTCACCCCGGCGGCGGACGCCCCGTCCGGCGTCAAGGTCGTCGACAAGGCCGGCAAGCCGGTCACCAGCGCGCCCAACGGCTCGCAGCTGTTCTTCGACGTGCCGGCCGGTGCCGAGGACGGCTCCACCTCGCTGACCGTCCAGGCCGCCACGAAGGTGCCGGTCGGCCGGGCCTTCACCGGCGTCGGCGAGCACGCCAAGAGCCAGACGCAGATCCTGGCGGGCTCCAGCGAGTCCACCGTGTCCGCTGTGGCCACCGCCTCGTGGGCGAAGCAGGGGGCGGTTCCGGCGGTGACCGCCGAGAAGAACTGCGCGAAGGGTGGCGTCGACGTCACCGTGGGCAACAAGGGTGACGAGGCGTTCCAGTTCGAGCTGGCCGGCAAGGAGCACGAGATCGCGCCCGGCAAGTCCGAGACGGTGACCGTGCCGGTCGCCGAGGACGAGTCGTACGAGATCACGGTGAAGGGTGACAACGGCTTCTCGAAGACGTTCACCGGTGTCCTGGACTGCAAGACCGCCGGCAGTGGCGGCAGCACCCCGGCCCCGTCCGCGCACCCGAGCCCGGCGTCGGCCGGTGGTACGGGCGGCGACTCGGCCGGTGACACCGGCGGTGACCTGGCTGAGACCGGTTCCAGCAGCGCCACGCCGATGATTGCGGGCGTCGCGGTCGTGCTGGTCGTGGTCGGCGGTGCGGCGGTGTTCTTCCTCCGCAAGAAGAAGACCGGCGCCGCGCAGTAG
- a CDS encoding GTPase, whose translation MRELIGLSRTRLDGRTLDEAGQVLEAADERYRLSGEHTVVAVAGATGSGKSSLFNALIGAPCSKVAARRPTTSQPVACVWPGGRAGAEGLLHRLEIPVHQRFLRGGTTGPDRGSLTRWDGGSLTGADGGVGTGTDGGAGTGTDGGGDGGGPGDGPDGCRAAGPDSGSGAGCVDGEDLRGLVLLDLPDHDSAAVGHRAQVDRLLKMVDAVIWVVDPEKYADAVLHERYLRPLAGYAEVTFVVLNQVDRLPGDAADQVVDDLRRLLDEDGLALSEHGEPGATVLALSAATGEGVDELRDALRQFVAERGAPGRRLAADVDAAAERLQPVYVAEGQIGLTEQAREDFEERLAEAVGATATGRAAERDWLRHAERACATPWVRLRNWRADAARRRGAGDGGLRGQPGTGAVPGVAPGAGHGTRTGAGRGAAYGRGATHDHVTHDHMTHGRVTYDGVTRDGLTREGVKHGGVRLGGATHEKVTVYGKVTTREQGQAAVHGKATAHGKPATIGRRVVAPTARSGPAAPSATPAAQASRTVTEQAVRAVAGEAARGLPVPWAQAVREAADKGAQGLPEALDRAAEAADGALRAGPPAKPRWWTVAAAGQGLLVGLQALGVLWMVGLLCGVDRSSGGAGWLPALVLLTVGTVGGPALSWLCGVAARGPARRYGQDAERELRYAAAGCGRARVLEPVAAELLRYREVREQYAVAAGV comes from the coding sequence CTGCGGGAGCTGATCGGACTGTCCCGGACACGGCTGGACGGGCGGACGCTGGACGAGGCCGGGCAGGTGCTGGAAGCGGCGGACGAGCGGTACCGGCTGTCGGGCGAGCACACGGTGGTGGCGGTCGCCGGGGCGACCGGCAGCGGCAAGTCGTCGCTCTTCAACGCGCTCATCGGCGCCCCGTGTTCGAAGGTCGCCGCGCGCCGGCCGACCACCTCGCAGCCCGTGGCGTGCGTCTGGCCGGGCGGCCGGGCGGGCGCCGAGGGCCTGCTGCACCGGCTGGAGATCCCCGTACACCAGCGGTTCCTGCGTGGCGGAACCACCGGACCGGACCGCGGCTCGCTCACCCGGTGGGACGGCGGCTCGCTCACCGGCGCGGACGGTGGGGTGGGTACCGGTACGGACGGCGGGGCGGGCACCGGTACGGACGGTGGCGGGGATGGTGGTGGCCCGGGTGACGGTCCGGACGGTTGCCGGGCTGCCGGCCCGGACAGTGGGTCGGGGGCCGGGTGCGTGGACGGCGAGGACCTGCGGGGACTCGTGCTGCTCGACCTGCCGGACCACGATTCGGCGGCTGTCGGCCACCGGGCCCAGGTGGACCGGCTGCTGAAGATGGTCGACGCCGTCATCTGGGTCGTGGACCCGGAGAAGTACGCGGACGCGGTGCTGCACGAGAGGTACCTGCGGCCCCTTGCGGGCTACGCCGAGGTGACGTTCGTGGTGCTCAACCAGGTGGACCGGCTGCCCGGCGACGCCGCCGACCAGGTGGTCGACGATCTGCGGCGGCTGCTCGACGAGGACGGGCTGGCGCTCAGCGAACACGGCGAGCCGGGCGCCACCGTACTCGCGCTGTCCGCGGCGACCGGCGAGGGCGTGGACGAACTGCGGGACGCACTGCGGCAGTTCGTCGCGGAGCGGGGCGCACCGGGGCGCCGCCTGGCCGCTGACGTGGATGCCGCGGCGGAACGGCTGCAGCCCGTGTACGTGGCGGAGGGCCAGATCGGCCTGACCGAACAGGCGCGGGAGGACTTCGAGGAACGGCTCGCCGAGGCCGTGGGCGCCACGGCAACCGGGCGCGCGGCGGAACGTGACTGGCTGCGCCACGCGGAGCGCGCCTGCGCCACCCCGTGGGTGCGCCTCCGGAACTGGCGCGCGGACGCGGCGAGGCGAAGGGGGGCCGGTGACGGTGGGCTGCGTGGGCAGCCGGGTACCGGTGCGGTGCCGGGGGTGGCACCGGGAGCGGGACACGGTACGAGGACGGGTGCGGGGCGGGGCGCGGCGTACGGCCGAGGAGCGACGCACGACCACGTGACGCACGACCACATGACGCACGGTCGTGTCACGTATGACGGGGTGACGCGCGACGGGTTGACGCGCGAGGGTGTGAAGCATGGCGGTGTGAGGCTGGGCGGGGCGACGCACGAGAAGGTCACCGTGTACGGGAAGGTGACCACGCGCGAACAGGGACAAGCGGCCGTGCACGGGAAGGCGACCGCGCACGGGAAGCCGGCCACGATCGGTCGGCGGGTCGTCGCGCCGACCGCCCGGTCCGGACCGGCCGCGCCGTCCGCCACTCCTGCCGCGCAGGCCTCGCGGACCGTCACCGAGCAGGCCGTGCGGGCCGTGGCCGGTGAGGCGGCGCGCGGGCTGCCCGTGCCGTGGGCGCAGGCCGTGCGCGAGGCGGCGGACAAGGGGGCGCAGGGGCTGCCGGAGGCGCTGGACCGCGCGGCGGAGGCGGCCGACGGAGCGCTGCGGGCCGGGCCGCCGGCGAAACCCCGCTGGTGGACCGTGGCCGCGGCGGGGCAGGGGCTGCTCGTCGGGCTCCAGGCGCTGGGCGTGCTGTGGATGGTCGGCCTGCTGTGCGGGGTGGACCGCTCGTCCGGCGGAGCCGGCTGGCTGCCGGCGCTGGTGCTGCTGACGGTCGGTACGGTCGGCGGGCCCGCGCTGTCGTGGCTGTGCGGGGTGGCGGCGCGCGGCCCGGCACGGCGGTACGGGCAGGACGCCGAGCGGGAGCTGCGGTACGCGGCGGCCGGCTGCGGCAGGGCCCGGGTACTGGAGCCGGTCGCGGCCGAGCTGCTGCGGTACCGGGAGGTACGCGAGCAGTACGCGGTGGCGGCGGGCGTGTGA